In a genomic window of Virgibacillus sp. SK37:
- a CDS encoding class I SAM-dependent methyltransferase produces MSEHYFSKKPQSKSSPKTWSYRLKGRQYTFTSDVGVFSKNEVDFGSKLLIEQFRPPELPGDILDLGCGYGPIGIAISGSYTDRHVVMADVNERAVLLAEKNAAKNQINNAEFIQSDQFSQLDGRTFAAILTNPPIRAGKQTVHQMFEKSKTTLVERGELWVVIQKKQGAPSAKNKLEDLFGNAEVVAKDKGYFILRAINV; encoded by the coding sequence ATGTCAGAGCATTACTTTTCAAAAAAACCTCAATCTAAAAGTTCACCAAAGACATGGAGCTATCGGTTGAAAGGAAGACAGTATACATTTACCAGTGATGTAGGTGTGTTTTCGAAGAATGAAGTCGATTTCGGATCTAAACTATTAATAGAACAATTTCGTCCACCTGAATTACCAGGGGATATCTTGGATTTAGGATGTGGATATGGTCCGATCGGTATTGCGATTTCTGGTTCTTACACAGATCGCCATGTAGTTATGGCAGATGTAAATGAAAGAGCTGTACTTTTGGCCGAAAAAAATGCTGCTAAAAATCAAATTAATAATGCGGAGTTTATCCAAAGCGACCAGTTCTCTCAACTGGATGGTCGGACATTTGCTGCGATATTGACGAACCCGCCAATCAGAGCAGGGAAGCAGACGGTTCATCAAATGTTCGAAAAGTCAAAGACGACACTAGTCGAGAGGGGAGAATTATGGGTTGTTATACAAAAAAAGCAGGGAGCTCCTTCCGCGAAGAATAAATTAGAAGATCTATTTGGAAATGCAGAAGTCGTAGCAAAGGATAAAGGTTACTTTATTCTGCGTGCTATAAATGTTTGA
- the rplA gene encoding 50S ribosomal protein L1: MAKKGKKHQEALKLVDRSKSYDVAEAVALVKEAAKANFDETVEAAFRLGVDPKKADQQIRGAMVLPHGTGKTQRVLVFAKGEKAKEAEAAGADFVGESDYINKINQGWFDFDVIVATPDMMAEVGKLGRVLGPKGLMPNPKTGTVTFEVEKAVKDIKAGKVEYRVDKSANIHVPIGKLSFDNEKLIENFEAITETLVKVKPQAAKGTYMKNVSLTSTMGPGVRVDVSSYR; this comes from the coding sequence ATGGCTAAAAAAGGTAAAAAACATCAAGAAGCACTTAAGCTTGTTGATCGTTCTAAATCATATGATGTAGCAGAAGCTGTTGCTTTAGTTAAAGAAGCAGCTAAGGCAAACTTTGATGAAACTGTTGAAGCTGCTTTTCGTTTAGGCGTAGACCCTAAAAAAGCAGATCAGCAAATCCGTGGCGCAATGGTATTGCCACACGGTACTGGTAAAACACAACGTGTACTAGTATTTGCAAAAGGTGAAAAAGCTAAAGAAGCTGAAGCAGCAGGAGCTGACTTCGTAGGCGAATCTGATTATATTAACAAAATTAACCAAGGTTGGTTTGATTTTGATGTAATCGTAGCTACACCTGACATGATGGCTGAAGTTGGTAAACTTGGACGCGTGTTAGGACCAAAAGGCCTTATGCCTAACCCTAAAACTGGAACAGTTACTTTCGAAGTAGAAAAAGCTGTTAAAGATATTAAAGCTGGTAAAGTAGAATATCGTGTAGATAAATCTGCTAACATCCATGTTCCAATTGGTAAGCTTTCATTTGATAATGAGAAACTAATTGAGAACTTTGAAGCGATCACTGAAACTTTAGTTAAAGTTAAACCACAGGCTGCTAAAGGAACTTACATGAAAAATGTTTCATTAACTTCCACAATGGGCCCTGGTGTAAGAGTAGACGTTTCATCATATCGTTAA
- the rplJ gene encoding 50S ribosomal protein L10 — MSSIIEKKKQIVEEIADKFRASQTAVVVDYRGLDVAEVTELRKQLREAGIDFKVYKNTMTRRAVEAAELNDLSDVLVGPNAVAFSTEDVVAPARILNDFAKKHEALEIKGGVIEGKVATLEQIKELADLPNYEGMVSMLLSVLQAPVRNFAYATKAIAEQKEEQGA; from the coding sequence ATGTCCAGCATTATCGAGAAGAAAAAGCAAATCGTTGAAGAGATTGCTGATAAATTCCGTGCGAGTCAAACTGCTGTAGTTGTAGACTATCGTGGTCTTGATGTAGCTGAAGTTACTGAATTACGTAAACAACTTCGCGAAGCAGGAATTGACTTCAAGGTATACAAGAATACAATGACTAGACGTGCTGTAGAAGCTGCAGAGCTAAATGACCTTTCTGATGTATTGGTAGGACCTAACGCGGTTGCTTTCAGTACAGAAGATGTCGTAGCACCAGCAAGAATTTTAAATGACTTCGCTAAAAAGCATGAGGCATTGGAAATCAAAGGTGGCGTAATTGAAGGGAAAGTTGCAACACTTGAACAAATCAAGGAACTTGCAGATCTGCCAAATTACGAAGGTATGGTTTCTATGTTGCTTAGCGTACTTCAGGCACCTGTCCGCAACTTTGCATATGCTACGAAAGCTATCGCAGAGCAAAAAGAGGAACAAGGCGCATAA
- the rplK gene encoding 50S ribosomal protein L11, whose protein sequence is MAKKVIKLVKLQIPAGKANPAPPVGPALGQAGVNIMGFCKEFNARTQDQAGMIIPVEITVFEDRSFTFITKTPPAAVLLKKAAGIETASGEPNRNKVATVKRDKVKEIAETKMPDLNAADVEAAMRMVEGTARSMGITIED, encoded by the coding sequence GTGGCTAAAAAAGTAATTAAATTAGTAAAGCTGCAAATCCCAGCTGGAAAAGCTAATCCGGCACCACCAGTTGGACCGGCACTAGGTCAAGCGGGTGTTAACATCATGGGATTCTGTAAGGAATTCAACGCACGTACCCAAGATCAAGCGGGTATGATTATCCCTGTTGAAATTACGGTATTTGAAGACCGTTCATTTACATTTATTACAAAAACTCCACCTGCAGCTGTTCTATTGAAAAAAGCAGCTGGTATTGAAACTGCATCAGGTGAGCCAAACCGTAATAAAGTCGCAACTGTTAAACGCGACAAAGTAAAAGAAATCGCAGAAACTAAAATGCCTGATTTGAATGCAGCAGACGTAGAAGCAGCCATGCGTATGGTTGAAGGTACTGCTCGCAGCATGGGTATTACGATTGAAGACTAA
- the rplL gene encoding 50S ribosomal protein L7/L12, whose translation MTKEQIIDAIKEMSVLDLNDLVKAIEEEFGVTAAAPVAVAGGAGAGEAAEEQTEFDVVLESAGASKIKVVKAVREITGLGLKDAKDLVDNAPKAIKEAVSKEEAEEVKGKLEEAGATVEVK comes from the coding sequence ATGACTAAAGAACAAATCATTGATGCGATTAAAGAAATGTCTGTACTAGACTTAAACGATTTAGTAAAAGCAATTGAAGAAGAATTTGGTGTAACAGCTGCAGCACCAGTAGCAGTAGCAGGTGGAGCTGGCGCTGGAGAAGCTGCTGAAGAACAAACTGAATTTGATGTAGTACTTGAAAGTGCTGGAGCTTCAAAAATTAAAGTTGTTAAAGCAGTTCGTGAAATCACTGGTCTTGGTCTTAAAGATGCAAAAGACTTGGTTGACAACGCACCAAAAGCAATCAAAGAAGCTGTATCTAAAGAAGAAGCTGAAGAAGTTAAAGGCAAGCTAGAAGAAGCTGGCGCAACTGTAGAAGTTAAGTAA